A stretch of Penaeus vannamei isolate JL-2024 chromosome 18, ASM4276789v1, whole genome shotgun sequence DNA encodes these proteins:
- the LOC113807535 gene encoding uncharacterized protein, producing the protein MLSLPSKFRWRAGIVLLLGSICLMLSISLFSGPAYPFNVPQHYEGSSAVNRRHLARRLLRVQRQIDSHAGMQGKVDAAWSRELLALAEEIDPRVSSEDGNLPVQVGKQQRNSREITVSDKAENDSRLPIVNPRVAVCPEVYLGREVDMMYQRNFRTIECTNALAFKDLVTVVLSTKGWEVERVKFVARQILKYYDVNIYILMFGINERIDVDNANIKYYSSEVLASKAINSVFSYITTPYIFLTSTLTHFSEQSPLDRLVRVLDDLQYAGVATGAYRDLEGLWHHGCLQVTMENYQLSYERGYEHSKDECMYCDDALGPMVLKTELLGKVPMKETLEGSVMYRDWFLNVRLTGSLVVSCPDIMFFVDTEPVMVQKDWLKVAQIWSVQYIHPYDGEELEFSCEEAEIRCTDLIKSVALFLVPPCCKEKLRYELGLFQDCAEELGLYYELQAGSLLGAIKMDGLLPWDFDTDLITDCKDQSIWLSDGMKCMKRKGCDSKLIAGNYWTSTCELSTIDISCRHNTTIYLPKEYRQIPTQIVFDGRKTGVKANPGRVARNRYGHEYLKHVAHWRHVSVTGTDDGSGGVGSWKTCKEPGFHACLDHFPVDGNLKFKRKKQKN; encoded by the exons TTCCTCAGCACTACGAAGGGAGCTCGGCGGTCAACAGAAGACATCTGGCCCGGCGTCTTCTACGAGTCCAGAGACAGATCGATAGTCATGCGG GTATGCAAGGTAAAGTTGATGCTGCTTGGTCAAGAGAGCTGTTGGCTTTGGCGGAGGAGATCGACCCACGGGTATCATCTGAAGACGGGAATCTCCCAGTACAAGTTGGCAAGCAGCAGCGGAACAGCAGGGAGATAACAGTCAGTGATAAAGCAGAGAATGACTCGCGACTTCCCATAGTCAACCCAAGGGTAGCAGTGTGCCCTGAGGTGTACTTGGGCAGAGAGGTTGATATGATGTACCAAAGAAATTTCAGAACTATTGAGTGCACAAATGCTTTGGCTTTTAAGGATTTAGTTACAGTTGTTCTCTCAACAAAAGGctgggaggtagagagggtgaaATTTGTTGCTAGACAAATTCTGAAGtattatgatgtaaatatatatatattaatgtttggcATAAATGAGAGAATAGATGTTGATAATGCAAATATAAAATATTACTCATCAGAAGTGCTTGCATCAAAAGCCATAAACAGTGTTTTTTCCTACATCACTACGCCTTATATATTTCTCACAAGTACCCTAACTCACTTCTCAGAACAGTCTCCCCTAGACCGTCTTGTTAGAGTACTGGATGATCTTCAATATGCAGGAGTAGCCACAGGGGCTTATAGAGATCTTGAGGGGCTTTGGCATCATGGATGCTTACAAGTGACAATGGAAAACTACCAATTGTCCTATGAACGTGGGTATGAACACTCAAAGGATGAATGCATGTACTGTGATGATGCACTTGGTCCAATGGTTTTGAAGACTGAACTACTTGGAAAGGTACCCATGAAAGAGACTCTTGAGGGTTCAGTCATGTATCGTGACTGGTTTTTGAATGTTCGACTGACTGGTTCACTTGTTGTTTCTTGTCCTGATATTATGTTCTTTGTTGACACTGAACCTGTCATGGTACAAAAAGATTGGCTCAAAGTGGCCCAAATATGGTCTGTCCAATACATCCACCCATATGATGGTGAGGAATTGGAGTTTTCATGTGAAGAAGCTGAAATTAGATGTACCGATCTCATTAAATCTGTAGCTCTGTTTCTTGTGCCTCCTTGTTGCAAGGAAAAGTTGCGTTATGAACTTGGACTCTTCCAAGATTGTGCTGAAGAGCTTGGATTATACTATGAACTGCAGGCTGGAAGCTTGCTAGGAGCTATAAAAATGGATGGCTTACTTCCCTGGGATTTTGATACTGATCTTATTACAGATTGTAAAGATCAGTCAATTTGGTTATCAGATGGTATGAAGTGCATGAAGAGAAAAGGATGTGATTCAAAATTAATTGCTGGTAACTACTGGACATCAACATGTGAACTAAGCACAATCGATATATCATGTAGACATAACACAACAATCTATTTACCAAAAGAATACCGTCAAATACCAACACAGATTGTGTTTGATGGAAGGAAAACAGGGGTAAAGGCTAACCCAGGACGTGTAGCAAGAAACAGGTATGGTCATGAGTACCTGAAACATGTTGCCCATTGGCGCCATGTAAGTGTAACTGGTACAGATGATGGGTCTGGGGGTGTAGGCAGTTGGAAAACCTGTAAAGAGCCAGGGTTTCATGCGTGCCTTGATCATTTTCCTGTTGACGGAAACTTAAAATTCAAACGGAAGAAGCAAAAGAACTGA